From the genome of Hyperolius riggenbachi isolate aHypRig1 chromosome 9, aHypRig1.pri, whole genome shotgun sequence, one region includes:
- the GPR132 gene encoding probable G-protein coupled receptor 132, whose amino-acid sequence MPSWNMNITTAKLTNESLSCHPPYEDSKSFVIIMYSIVLVIGLPANMLTLWLTFLQIWRKNVLAVFLFSLSLSELMYLGTLPLWILYVKNDHQWQWSAMACKITGFIFFNNIYISILLLCCISVDRYLAVEYALESRGVRRQKIAIVVTVVIFIVVPLIHSPVFIISDGDQTENQTTCFETLPIPLYIAHFYVARFVIGFLVPLLTLMYTNYIIKSRIETSGSFTSRQKTKVKYLAIAIITIFMICFAPYHFVLLTRGVSYYLNESESKFCDFEEKIYTAYSLLLCLVTVNSVADPFIYVLVSENVRKDICKAMRGWRRQLSINTKSDHSISPNNQNSRDLPLDKDYSSNSGLGIIHTTKERYYNH is encoded by the coding sequence ATGCCTTCCTGGAATATGAACATCACAACGGCAAAATTAACCAACGAGTCTTTGTCATGTCACCCTCCGTACGAAGACAGCAAATCGTTTGTCATAATCATGTACAGCATTGTCCTGGTCATCGGACTGCCAGCCAACATGCTGACCTTATGGCTAACTTTCCTGCAAATCTGGAGGAAGAACGTCCTAGCAGTGTTCCTGTTTAGCTTGTCCTTAAGTGAACTGATGTATCTTGGGACTCTACCACTGTGGATTCTGTACGTGAAAAATGACCACCAGTGGCAATGGAGCGCCATGGCATGCAAGATTACTGGTTTTATATTCTTCAACAACATCTACATCAGCATCCTCCTCTTGTGCTGCATTTCTGTGGATCGTTACTTGGCAGTGGAATATGCCTTGGAGTCCAGAGGTGTTCGGCGGCAAAAAATTGCCATAGTTGTTACTGTGGTTATCTTCATTGTGGTGCCACTTATCCATTCCCCCGTCTTCATCATCAGCGATGGGGACCAAACAGAGAACCAGACCACTTGCTTTGAAACcttacccataccattgtacattGCTCACTTTTATGTTGCCAGGTTCGTTATTGGCTTCCTGGTCCCTTTGCTGACTCTTATGTACACCAACTACATCATCAAAAGTAGAATTGAGACCAGTGGCAGCTTCACCAGCCGGCAGAAAACCAAAGTCAAGTATTTGGCTATTGCCATCATCACTATATTTATGATCTGCTTTGCTCCTTACCACTTTGTGTTGCTTACCCGAGGTGTGTCTTATTACTTAAATGAGAGTGAATCAAAATTTTGTGATTTTGAAGAAAAAATTTACACGGCCTACTCCCTGCTTCTTTGCCTGGTCACCGTAAACAGTGTGGCAGATCCGTTCATTTACGTTCTGGTCAGCGAAAATGTCCGGAAGGATATATGTAAAGCAATGAGAGGTTGGAGAAGGCAGCTATCGATCAACACAAAGAGCGACCATAGCATTTCTCCAAATAACCAGAACTCTAGAGATCTACCTTTGGATAAGGATTACTCTTCAAACAGCGGTCTTGGAATAATTCACACAACCAAAGAAAGATATTATAACCACTGA